Proteins from a single region of Psychrobium sp. MM17-31:
- a CDS encoding GGDEF domain-containing phosphodiesterase, translating into MSVSNHLSVNEQLAQAQNKLIEHLSHSERRYSELVDNLKDTVFQINSDYEWTFLNIAWERVTGYTLASTKGESFFAHFHQEDRKQCKTLMKQVVSGELSEVSVQLRFFAKDNSPRVMELSCRPIKDELGNHNGFSGTLSDITQRINADKKIRHMAFHDTLTGLANRRLLVQDIERALDHENTLQSVLIYLDLDGFKGINDTHGHLVGDYVLSEVARRLRYEFKDLTSLIARIGGDEFVVHLQITQKAHSETQKQLEKITASLQQTINELYCYKQLTTQLTSSIGVVILQDTAMNHDNVLSLADAAMYRSKLEGKNTIRFYDKEFEAQQRAEQKFRNELTEAFEQEQFELYYQPQIDIKQNEIVKVEALIRWRHPDKGIIYPDNFIDHLEESGLIIDVGGWVLERACYQLDQWRSMGIDNIRVSVNVSAVQFKAGDFVDRVQRSLSKYNIPSHSLEIELTESVAIADMNDSTDKMHKLNQLGILIALDDFGTGYSSLAYLKYLPVQTIKIDKSFIHGVPDDGYDAAIVESTMLMAKYLGLNVVAEGVENPKQLNFLKNHDCQLYQGYLHSKPCTPAELENLLKVSEHV; encoded by the coding sequence ATGAGTGTTAGCAATCATCTAAGTGTCAATGAACAGCTGGCACAGGCACAAAATAAGCTGATAGAACACCTTTCCCATTCTGAACGACGTTATTCAGAATTGGTTGATAATCTAAAAGATACGGTGTTCCAGATTAATAGCGACTATGAATGGACCTTTCTTAACATCGCTTGGGAGCGAGTCACGGGATATACATTAGCTTCCACCAAAGGCGAGTCTTTTTTCGCCCATTTTCATCAAGAAGATAGAAAGCAGTGCAAAACACTGATGAAACAAGTTGTATCTGGTGAATTGAGTGAGGTCTCAGTTCAGCTTCGTTTCTTTGCAAAAGATAACTCGCCACGCGTCATGGAATTATCCTGTCGCCCAATTAAAGATGAACTTGGTAATCACAACGGATTTTCAGGCACACTAAGTGATATCACACAACGCATAAACGCTGACAAGAAAATTCGCCATATGGCTTTTCACGATACCTTGACAGGACTCGCGAATAGACGATTACTGGTGCAAGATATCGAACGAGCCCTCGACCACGAAAATACTCTACAGTCTGTGCTCATTTATCTTGATTTGGATGGATTCAAAGGAATCAACGATACTCACGGTCACCTCGTTGGTGACTATGTGCTATCTGAAGTTGCGAGACGCTTGCGATATGAGTTCAAGGATTTAACGAGTTTAATCGCGAGAATTGGCGGCGATGAATTTGTTGTACACCTCCAGATTACTCAAAAGGCTCATAGTGAAACACAGAAGCAACTTGAGAAAATTACCGCATCTCTGCAGCAAACGATTAATGAACTCTATTGCTATAAACAACTCACCACTCAACTGACGTCGAGTATTGGTGTGGTTATTTTGCAAGACACTGCGATGAATCACGATAATGTACTAAGCTTGGCTGATGCGGCAATGTATCGCTCCAAGCTTGAGGGTAAAAATACGATTCGATTCTACGATAAAGAATTTGAAGCGCAGCAACGAGCAGAGCAAAAGTTTCGCAATGAACTCACCGAAGCGTTCGAGCAAGAACAGTTCGAGCTATATTACCAACCTCAAATCGACATCAAGCAAAATGAAATCGTCAAAGTTGAAGCCTTGATTCGTTGGCGTCACCCTGACAAAGGCATTATCTATCCGGACAACTTTATCGACCATCTCGAAGAGTCGGGGTTGATAATAGATGTTGGTGGCTGGGTTCTGGAGCGTGCGTGCTATCAGTTAGACCAGTGGCGCTCGATGGGAATCGACAATATTCGTGTATCTGTCAATGTCAGTGCGGTTCAATTTAAAGCGGGGGATTTTGTAGACCGTGTTCAGCGTAGTCTATCTAAATACAACATCCCGAGCCACTCGCTAGAAATCGAACTAACAGAGAGCGTCGCCATTGCCGATATGAACGATTCCACTGATAAGATGCACAAGCTTAACCAACTAGGCATTCTTATAGCACTTGATGATTTTGGCACTGGCTATTCGTCTCTGGCTTATCTCAAATACTTGCCGGTACAAACCATAAAGATCGATAAGTCATTCATTCATGGGGTGCCAGACGACGGCTACGATGCTGCGATTGTTGAGTCCACGATGTTAATGGCTAAATATCTCGGACTAAACGTGGTCGCGGAAGGTGTCGAAAACCCGAAGCAGCTCAACTTTTTGAAAAATCACGATTGTCAGCTTTACCAAGGTTATCTTCACAGCAAACCTTGTACGCCAGCAGAACTTGAGAACTTGCTCAAAGTTTCGGAACACGTTTAA
- the rplC gene encoding 50S ribosomal protein L3, whose product MAIGLVGRKVGMTRIFTEDGVSVPVTVVEVETNRVTQVKTLENDGYRALQVTTGAKKASRVNKPEAGHFAKAGVDAGRGLWEFRLGTDEGNDIEVGAELNVDVFAENTKVDVTGTSKGKGFAGVIKRYNFAMQDATHGNSISHRAPGSIGMCQTPGRVFKGKKMAGHMGAERVTVQRLDVVRVDAENNLLLIKGAIPGANNGTVIVNPTVKP is encoded by the coding sequence ATGGCTATTGGTCTAGTCGGTCGTAAAGTTGGAATGACTCGTATCTTCACTGAAGATGGCGTTTCAGTTCCAGTGACTGTTGTTGAAGTAGAGACGAACCGCGTTACTCAAGTTAAAACTCTTGAAAACGACGGCTACCGTGCACTTCAAGTAACTACAGGCGCTAAAAAAGCAAGCCGCGTTAACAAACCAGAAGCAGGTCACTTTGCTAAAGCTGGTGTTGATGCAGGCCGCGGTCTGTGGGAATTTCGTCTAGGTACAGACGAAGGCAATGATATCGAAGTTGGCGCTGAGCTAAACGTTGATGTTTTTGCAGAAAATACAAAAGTAGATGTTACTGGTACGTCTAAAGGTAAAGGTTTCGCTGGTGTTATCAAGCGTTACAACTTTGCTATGCAAGACGCTACTCACGGTAACTCTATTTCTCACCGTGCCCCTGGTTCTATCGGTATGTGTCAAACTCCTGGACGTGTGTTCAAGGGTAAGAAAATGGCCGGTCACATGGGTGCAGAAAGAGTTACAGTTCAGAGATTAGATGTTGTTCGCGTTGACGCTGAAAACAATCTTCTTCTGATCAAGGGCGCGATTCCTGGTGCAAACAACGGCACTGTTATCGTTAACCCTACTGTTAAACCATAG
- the rpsJ gene encoding 30S ribosomal protein S10, with the protein MQNQRIRIRLKAFDHKLIDQSTGEIVETAKRTGAQVRGPIPLPTRKERFTVLISPHVNKDARDQYEIRTHKRLIDIVEPTEKTVDALMRLDLAAGVDVQISLG; encoded by the coding sequence ATGCAGAACCAAAGAATCCGTATCCGCTTGAAGGCTTTCGATCACAAACTGATCGATCAGTCTACTGGTGAGATCGTGGAAACGGCTAAGCGCACTGGTGCTCAAGTTCGTGGTCCGATCCCTTTACCAACACGTAAAGAGCGTTTCACTGTATTGATTTCACCGCACGTAAACAAAGATGCGCGTGATCAATACGAGATCCGTACTCATAAGCGCCTAATCGACATCGTTGAGCCAACAGAAAAAACTGTTGACGCTCTAATGCGTTTAGATCTGGCTGCTGGTGTTGATGTTCAAATCAGCCTAGGTTAA
- the rplW gene encoding 50S ribosomal protein L23 — translation MITEERLLKVLVGPHISEKSTLTAENNNTIVFKVDNTATKAEVKAAVEKLFEVEVDAVRTLNVKGKTKRTGARMGRRNDWKKAYVTLKEGSDIDFVGGAE, via the coding sequence ATGATCACTGAAGAACGTTTATTAAAAGTTCTAGTAGGTCCACATATCTCTGAAAAGAGTACGTTGACTGCTGAAAACAATAACACCATCGTTTTCAAAGTAGATAACACTGCGACTAAAGCTGAAGTTAAAGCTGCCGTAGAGAAACTATTTGAAGTTGAAGTTGACGCTGTTCGTACCTTAAATGTTAAAGGTAAGACTAAGCGTACTGGTGCTCGCATGGGTCGTCGCAACGACTGGAAAAAAGCTTACGTAACGCTCAAAGAAGGTAGTGATATCGACTTTGTTGGCGGTGCTGAGTAA
- the rpsQ gene encoding 30S ribosomal protein S17, translated as MSDKIRTLQGRVVSDKMDKSIVVLIERRVKHPMYGKFLSRSTKIHAHDETNQCKEGDVVTIRQTRPISKTKSWTLEAIVKQA; from the coding sequence ATGAGCGATAAAATCCGTACTCTTCAAGGTCGCGTAGTTAGCGACAAAATGGACAAATCTATTGTTGTCCTAATTGAACGTCGTGTTAAGCATCCTATGTATGGCAAGTTCTTATCTCGCTCTACTAAGATCCACGCTCATGACGAGACTAACCAATGTAAAGAAGGCGATGTAGTGACTATCCGTCAAACTCGCCCTATCTCTAAGACTAAGTCTTGGACATTGGAAGCAATCGTTAAGCAAGCTTAA
- the rpsC gene encoding 30S ribosomal protein S3 yields the protein MGQKVHPNGIRLGISKPWNSTWYAESKDFADNLKGDHLVRKFLEKELAKASVSRIVIERPAKSIRVTIHTARPGVVIGKKGEDVEKLRKEITKITGVQAQINIAEIRKPDLDAKLVAEGIASQLERRVMFRRAMKRAVQNAMRQGAKGIKVQVGGRLGGAEIARSEWYREGRVPLHTLRADIDYATAEGLTQYGILGIKVWIYKGDVLGGLPLKVEEPKKPAKRKPRK from the coding sequence ATGGGACAAAAAGTACATCCTAATGGCATCCGCCTAGGTATCTCTAAGCCATGGAATTCTACTTGGTACGCAGAGTCTAAAGATTTTGCAGATAACCTAAAGGGTGATCATCTGGTTCGTAAGTTCTTAGAAAAAGAACTTGCTAAAGCCTCTGTATCTCGCATCGTTATCGAGCGTCCAGCGAAAAGCATTCGTGTAACTATTCACACTGCTCGTCCTGGTGTTGTTATCGGTAAGAAAGGCGAAGATGTTGAAAAACTACGCAAAGAAATCACCAAAATTACTGGTGTTCAAGCGCAAATCAACATTGCAGAAATTCGTAAGCCTGACCTAGACGCTAAATTAGTAGCTGAAGGTATCGCTAGCCAACTTGAGCGTCGTGTTATGTTCCGTCGTGCTATGAAGCGCGCTGTACAAAACGCTATGCGTCAAGGTGCTAAAGGTATCAAAGTACAAGTTGGTGGTCGTCTAGGCGGTGCTGAAATCGCACGTTCAGAATGGTATCGTGAAGGTCGTGTACCTCTACATACTCTTCGTGCAGACATCGATTACGCAACAGCTGAAGGTCTAACACAATACGGTATCCTAGGTATCAAAGTGTGGATCTACAAAGGTGACGTTTTAGGTGGTCTTCCACTTAAAGTTGAAGAGCCTAAGAAGCCAGCTAAGCGTAAGCCACGCAAATAG
- the rplB gene encoding 50S ribosomal protein L2 — protein MAIVKCKPTSPGRRHLVKVVNSELHKGKPYAPLLESKSKSGGRNNNGRITVRHVGGGHKHHYRVIDFKRNKDGIPATVERLEYDPNRSANIALVLYKDGERRYILAPKGLKAGDTIVSGMEAPIKAGNTMPMRSMPLGSVIHNIEMKPGKGAQIARSAGTYAQLIAKDGAYVTLRLRSGEMRKILADCRATFGEVGNAEHMLRRLGKAGANRWRGVRPTVRGVAMNPVDHPHGGGEGRTSGGRHPVTPWGVPTKGYKTRKNKRTDKYIVRRASK, from the coding sequence ATGGCTATAGTTAAATGTAAGCCTACCTCTCCGGGTCGCCGCCATTTAGTTAAGGTAGTGAACTCAGAGCTGCATAAAGGTAAGCCTTATGCACCTCTTCTAGAGAGCAAAAGCAAATCTGGCGGTCGTAACAACAACGGTCGTATTACAGTTCGTCACGTTGGTGGTGGTCACAAGCATCACTATCGCGTTATCGATTTTAAACGTAATAAAGATGGCATCCCTGCAACAGTAGAGCGTTTGGAATATGATCCAAACCGCAGTGCAAACATCGCACTAGTACTGTACAAAGACGGTGAGCGTCGTTACATCCTAGCACCTAAAGGCTTAAAAGCTGGTGATACTATCGTTTCTGGTATGGAAGCTCCTATCAAAGCGGGTAACACTATGCCAATGCGTAGCATGCCACTAGGTTCTGTGATCCACAATATTGAAATGAAGCCTGGCAAAGGTGCACAAATTGCACGTTCTGCTGGTACTTATGCTCAGTTAATCGCTAAAGATGGCGCTTACGTTACTCTACGTTTACGTAGTGGCGAAATGCGTAAAATCTTAGCAGATTGTCGTGCTACCTTCGGTGAAGTTGGTAACGCTGAACATATGCTTCGTCGCCTTGGTAAAGCTGGTGCAAACCGCTGGCGTGGTGTTCGTCCTACCGTTCGCGGTGTTGCGATGAACCCAGTAGATCACCCGCATGGTGGTGGTGAAGGTCGTACCTCTGGTGGTCGTCACCCTGTAACTCCATGGGGCGTACCTACTAAAGGCTACAAAACTCGTAAGAACAAGCGCACTGACAAGTACATTGTCCGTCGTGCTTCTAAGTAA
- the rplD gene encoding 50S ribosomal protein L4 has protein sequence MELVLKDAGNALEVSEATFGREFNEALVHQVVVAYAAGARQGSRKQKTRSEVSGGGRKPWKQKGTGRARAGTIRSPIWRSGGVTFAARPQDHSQKVNRKMYRAALQSIFSELVRQDRLVVVENFAVETPKTKELVAKLKELELKDVLIVTEEVEENLFLAARNLYKVDVRDVAGLDPVSLVGFDKIVVTAAAVKQIEEMLA, from the coding sequence ATGGAATTGGTATTGAAAGACGCGGGTAACGCTCTTGAAGTTTCAGAAGCTACTTTTGGCCGTGAATTTAACGAAGCTTTAGTTCATCAAGTAGTTGTAGCTTACGCTGCAGGCGCTCGTCAAGGTTCTCGCAAGCAAAAAACTCGCTCTGAAGTGAGTGGCGGCGGTCGTAAACCTTGGAAACAAAAGGGCACTGGTCGTGCTCGTGCTGGTACAATCCGTAGCCCAATCTGGCGCTCGGGTGGTGTTACTTTTGCTGCTCGTCCACAGGACCACAGCCAAAAAGTAAACCGTAAAATGTACCGCGCTGCACTACAATCAATCTTCTCTGAGCTAGTTCGTCAAGATCGCTTAGTAGTAGTTGAGAACTTCGCTGTTGAAACGCCAAAGACTAAAGAATTAGTTGCAAAACTAAAAGAATTAGAACTAAAAGACGTTTTAATCGTTACTGAAGAAGTAGAAGAGAACTTGTTCTTAGCAGCTCGCAACTTATACAAAGTTGACGTTCGTGACGTTGCAGGTTTAGACCCAGTATCACTAGTTGGCTTCGATAAAATCGTAGTTACTGCTGCTGCAGTTAAACAAATCGAGGAGATGCTAGCATGA
- the rplP gene encoding 50S ribosomal protein L16: MLQPKRMKFRKMHKGRNRGVAKGSEVSFGEFGLKAVGRGRLTARQIEAARRAMTRHIKRQGKIWIRVFPDKPITSKPLEVRMGKGKGNVEYWICQIQPGRVLYEMEGVPESLAREAFELAATKLPMKTTFVTRTVM; this comes from the coding sequence ATGTTGCAACCTAAACGTATGAAGTTTCGTAAAATGCACAAAGGCCGTAACCGCGGTGTAGCTAAAGGATCTGAAGTTTCTTTCGGTGAATTTGGTCTAAAAGCGGTTGGTCGTGGTCGTCTTACTGCTCGTCAAATCGAAGCTGCGCGTCGTGCAATGACACGTCATATTAAACGTCAAGGTAAAATCTGGATTCGTGTATTCCCAGACAAGCCAATTACCTCTAAGCCATTAGAAGTTCGTATGGGTAAAGGTAAAGGTAACGTTGAATACTGGATCTGTCAGATTCAACCAGGCCGCGTTTTATACGAAATGGAAGGTGTTCCTGAGTCTCTAGCGCGTGAAGCGTTCGAGCTAGCAGCAACTAAACTTCCTATGAAAACTACTTTTGTAACTCGGACGGTGATGTAA
- the rpmC gene encoding 50S ribosomal protein L29, whose protein sequence is MNTVELREKSVEELNAELLNLLREQFNLRMQNSTGQLAQTHLLKNVRRDIARVKTILNQKAG, encoded by the coding sequence ATGAATACAGTCGAACTGAGAGAAAAGTCGGTAGAAGAGCTAAATGCAGAGCTTTTAAACTTGTTACGTGAGCAATTTAACTTACGTATGCAAAACAGCACTGGTCAGCTTGCTCAAACTCACTTGTTAAAGAATGTGCGTCGCGATATCGCACGTGTTAAAACCATTCTGAACCAGAAGGCAGGTTAA
- the rplV gene encoding 50S ribosomal protein L22, translating into MEVLAKHRYAQISPQKVRLVADQIRGLSVAEAIDILTYSPKKAATLVKKVLESAMANAEHNEGADIDELVVAKVFVDEGPTMKRIMPRAKGRADRILKRSSHISVIVSDS; encoded by the coding sequence ATGGAAGTTTTAGCTAAACATCGTTATGCCCAGATTTCTCCACAGAAAGTACGTCTGGTAGCAGATCAAATTCGCGGTCTATCAGTTGCAGAAGCAATTGACATCTTAACTTACAGCCCTAAAAAAGCTGCTACATTAGTTAAGAAAGTGCTTGAGTCAGCAATGGCTAACGCAGAGCACAATGAAGGTGCCGACATTGATGAGCTAGTAGTAGCTAAGGTTTTCGTAGACGAAGGCCCAACTATGAAGCGCATCATGCCTCGTGCTAAGGGTCGTGCAGACCGTATTCTTAAGCGTAGCAGTCACATTTCTGTGATTGTTTCAGATAGCTAG
- a CDS encoding DUF1223 domain-containing protein has product MRLIFLILLLTCSKLSIAQTLQTFRSGIEQVQLLELYTSQGCSSCPPAEKWLSKLMDNDALWKRTIPVNFHVDYWDNLGWPDPYASGEFTQRQRIYKDLGNTNVVATPGFVINGRGWNGWFYGQTLPIRSPVKVGELSLEINEQSFKAKFEEHHPSDKKLTLNIAQLGFGLFDKIKRGENEGKLLRHDFVVLSFQQLPLNRSNGTFSITSKLAKPISSSPITGIAAWVTVDSNPTPIQSVGGYLK; this is encoded by the coding sequence TTGAGACTAATATTTTTAATACTATTGTTAACCTGTTCAAAATTATCAATCGCGCAAACGTTACAAACTTTTCGCAGTGGTATTGAGCAGGTCCAATTGTTAGAGCTTTACACATCACAAGGTTGTAGTAGCTGCCCACCGGCGGAAAAGTGGCTAAGCAAACTTATGGACAACGATGCACTTTGGAAACGCACCATTCCAGTTAATTTCCACGTTGATTATTGGGATAATTTAGGATGGCCGGATCCTTATGCGTCAGGAGAATTCACACAACGGCAACGTATTTATAAGGATCTTGGCAATACTAATGTTGTCGCAACACCTGGTTTTGTAATAAACGGTCGAGGTTGGAATGGATGGTTCTACGGTCAGACGCTACCAATAAGATCACCAGTGAAAGTTGGAGAACTCTCTCTAGAAATCAACGAACAATCCTTTAAGGCAAAGTTCGAAGAGCATCATCCAAGTGATAAAAAGCTAACACTTAACATTGCGCAACTCGGATTTGGATTGTTCGACAAAATAAAGCGTGGTGAAAATGAGGGGAAATTATTAAGACATGATTTCGTCGTATTAAGCTTTCAACAGTTACCACTTAACAGAAGCAACGGTACGTTTTCTATTACAAGTAAGTTAGCAAAACCTATAAGCTCGAGTCCTATCACTGGAATCGCCGCATGGGTTACGGTTGATAGCAATCCAACTCCGATTCAAAGTGTAGGTGGTTATCTGAAGTAA
- a CDS encoding cysteine hydrolase family protein — protein MDLSKTALLLIGFQNDYFHPKGILHNVFENKVQLDAVLSNTCKIIEAFASSEALIIETPINFTPDYSELDDPIGILKIIKDNGAFVKDDFGSQAIPAIHDNEASIACLPGKRGLNCFSNTALEQMLREQAIEEVIIVGAVTSLCIDTAGREAMDLGFKVTILSDCILGRTDVEQQFYLEHIMPLYSRVQTSQELIESLSSIDEC, from the coding sequence ATGGACTTGTCGAAAACCGCATTATTGTTGATTGGCTTTCAGAATGATTATTTTCACCCTAAGGGAATTTTACATAATGTATTCGAAAATAAAGTACAACTCGATGCTGTGCTCTCCAATACCTGCAAAATTATTGAAGCTTTCGCTAGCAGTGAAGCACTGATTATTGAAACGCCAATTAATTTTACCCCAGACTATAGCGAATTAGATGACCCTATAGGTATCTTAAAAATCATCAAAGATAACGGTGCTTTTGTTAAAGATGATTTTGGGTCACAGGCCATCCCAGCCATTCACGACAACGAAGCGTCAATTGCATGCCTTCCTGGAAAGAGAGGATTAAACTGTTTCTCAAATACCGCACTTGAGCAAATGTTACGTGAACAAGCGATTGAAGAAGTTATTATTGTCGGCGCTGTTACTTCGTTATGTATCGATACGGCGGGTCGTGAAGCGATGGACCTCGGGTTTAAAGTCACTATATTATCGGACTGTATATTAGGGAGAACAGACGTCGAGCAGCAGTTCTACTTAGAACACATTATGCCGCTGTATAGTAGGGTGCAAACTTCTCAAGAGTTAATTGAATCGCTGAGCAGTATTGATGAGTGTTAG
- the rpsS gene encoding 30S ribosomal protein S19 translates to MPRSLKKGPFIDLHLLKKVETAVEAESKKPIKTWSRRSMIIPDMIGLTIAVHNGRQHVPVFVTEDMIGHKLGEFAPTRTYRGHAADKKAKK, encoded by the coding sequence ATGCCACGTTCTCTCAAGAAGGGTCCTTTCATTGACCTACACTTGTTAAAGAAGGTAGAGACAGCTGTGGAAGCCGAGAGCAAAAAGCCTATTAAGACTTGGTCTCGTCGTTCAATGATCATTCCAGATATGATTGGATTGACCATCGCTGTCCATAATGGTCGTCAGCACGTTCCAGTTTTCGTAACCGAAGATATGATCGGTCACAAGCTGGGTGAATTTGCACCAACTCGTACTTATCGCGGCCACGCTGCTGATAAGAAAGCGAAGAAATAG
- the tuf gene encoding elongation factor Tu, with protein MSKEKFDRSKPHVNVGTIGHVDHGKTTLTAAITKVLAETYGGDVKAFDQIDNAPEEKARGITISTSHVEYDTPTRHYAHVDCPGHADYVKNMITGAAQMDGAILVVAATDGPMPQTREHILLSRQVGVPFIIVFMNKCDMVDDEELLELVEMEVRELLSEYEFPGDDLPVIQGSALKALEGDSNWTPKIVELAEALDSYIPEPERDIDKPFLLPIEDVFSISGRGTVVTGRVERGIINVGDAVEIVGIKETSESTCTGVEMFRKLLDEGRAGENVGVLLRGIKREEIERGQVLVKPGTITPHTKFESEVYVLSKDEGGRHTPFFKGYRPQFYFRTTDVTGAVELPEGVEMVMPGDNLKFVVELICPIAMDEGLRFAIREGGRTVGAGVVARIID; from the coding sequence GTGTCTAAAGAAAAATTTGACCGCTCCAAGCCGCACGTTAACGTTGGTACTATCGGCCACGTTGACCACGGTAAAACAACTCTAACTGCTGCTATCACTAAAGTACTAGCTGAAACTTACGGCGGTGACGTAAAAGCATTCGATCAAATCGATAACGCTCCTGAAGAAAAAGCACGTGGTATAACAATCTCTACTTCACACGTAGAGTACGACACTCCAACTCGTCACTACGCACACGTTGACTGTCCAGGACACGCGGATTACGTTAAAAACATGATCACTGGTGCTGCTCAAATGGACGGCGCTATCCTAGTAGTAGCTGCGACTGATGGCCCAATGCCACAAACTCGTGAGCACATCCTACTTTCTCGTCAAGTTGGTGTACCATTCATCATCGTATTCATGAACAAATGTGACATGGTTGACGACGAAGAATTACTAGAATTAGTAGAAATGGAAGTTCGTGAACTTCTATCTGAATACGAATTCCCAGGTGATGACCTACCAGTAATCCAAGGTTCAGCACTTAAAGCTCTAGAAGGTGATTCAAACTGGACTCCTAAGATCGTTGAACTAGCTGAAGCGCTAGATTCTTACATCCCAGAGCCAGAGCGTGACATCGATAAGCCATTCCTACTTCCAATCGAAGACGTATTCTCAATCTCAGGCCGTGGTACTGTTGTAACTGGTCGTGTTGAGCGCGGTATCATCAACGTTGGTGACGCAGTAGAAATCGTTGGTATCAAAGAGACTTCAGAGTCAACTTGTACTGGTGTTGAAATGTTCCGTAAGCTTCTTGACGAAGGTCGCGCTGGTGAGAACGTTGGTGTTCTTCTACGTGGTATCAAGCGTGAAGAAATCGAACGTGGTCAAGTACTTGTTAAGCCAGGTACAATCACTCCACACACTAAGTTCGAATCAGAAGTATACGTACTAAGCAAAGATGAAGGTGGTCGTCACACTCCATTCTTCAAAGGTTACCGTCCACAGTTCTACTTCCGTACAACTGACGTAACTGGTGCTGTAGAGCTTCCAGAAGGCGTAGAAATGGTAATGCCAGGTGATAACCTTAAGTTTGTTGTTGAGCTAATCTGCCCAATCGCAATGGACGAAGGTCTACGTTTCGCTATCCGTGAAGGTGGCCGTACAGTAGGTGCTGGTGTTGTAGCACGCATCATCGACTAA